From the Juglans microcarpa x Juglans regia isolate MS1-56 chromosome 3D, Jm3101_v1.0, whole genome shotgun sequence genome, the window aggagtttaGGAAATTGATATTAACAAACAAGCATAGTCTGTTGCTTACAGTTAAGGGGATAATGAGTATAAATCGATGATACAAGGTAGATACAAGTAAATCTCGTCTAAGGTACCCAATAGGTACCGTAACTACCTAATCCATCAAACATCCTTTAGAGTTTGGAGGGTTTGACGAAATTACCAACATGTCCAATGGTTGGGCATGTGCTAAGGTAGGAACAATCTCTGTTACTTTTCATCCTAAATCTTATCATCCAAAGTCATATGTTTATATGATGTTTTAAttgatgagtaatgctactcatcatcccaactctcatcatcttatgatatagcattagatgattgaagactatttattatattttacttgtgaacctatcatctaatgtcacatcatgaaatgataagaagatgatgagaaaatgaataataaataatgaatagatttttttcttaattgattTCTCCTATCAACCACTTGAagggaaatgatttgtacaatccTAACAAGTCTCGtgtactccttttaaaaaaaataaataaatatgatattttaaaaaaaaattatttcttaataataaactctatttttaaaaagtaaatgcGTAGAATTTGCACGTCCTGTCAAGGTGAAGAAGAATGGAGACATGAAAGAGTTTGAGATGACTTTTGGAGTTGTTGTGGACCGCCTGACACAGTTCTAATAGATGAGATAGTATATCCAAAGTTCCCATTCCAAGTCATAGGTGAGAacaaattcttaaaatataattacagtGGTTTAATTTATATCTTCCATTAAATTTTCTACCTACCAATTGAGCCAATTTATTGAAGGATGGCCTTTGCCTCCTCAGCTCTTCCAGTCATCTTAAAGTTTCAAACTCATTAATTTATTCCAGAAAACCTCTAACAATGCTGCCTGAGATGTTTGGAATAATGtgttgtttggatataaaatatagcttttcaactcatcttatcacatttaattattacaaaatttttaaattccgacgcaaaatataataaacaattcaacttttttaaattcaaaaataaaaataatattctaactatattttattcaacttttaactttcatcttatctcgtCTCTTTATCCAAACCTCTTCTAAATCAATCATGCCGTACATTTACCATATAAACAATAGCAAGTACGgtatagaagaagagaaatgatgtgTATACGTCTTAAATAGACAAACTTGCGCAgacctttgtaaaaaagtagattaaaaacgtattaaaaaactattattttttaatgggaCTCACCGTTTTACAAAGCACCTGCGTGAGACTTGTCTAGTTAAAACTTATACTTAGCATTACTCCTTAATCGGCCTTTGTGGGAATCCAAGAAGAAAAGGTTTAGTATTACATACATAAATTCTGGCATATGTCGTAATATTATAAGCAGAAACCCACATACTAATTCAATTGTTTGTCATTTACATTCCCAATACTCAGGTCCAAAAAGCTGAGTTGAATGCCAAGCATGcatacatttatacatttttaCATTTGGTACTGCCCTAACATACTTGCAGGTGCTTTGTCCATCCTATATATTGTCTAAACTGCTAACTGAGAGATCCCATGAATGTTCAAAGATTCACCTGATTTCAATAGCCTCATTCCAAGTCCATGAGAATGGACATCCAGTGGACCAGTAGTTCTGTTAACTATATACAGCTACCATGGAACAGCTCCTCAAATTGCCATTATATATACGAGAATTAAACTTCACCAGAATTCTATATCAATGAGTAATCAGCATTTCCTTTAGTATGCTACTTCATTCTCTCCCATAAGTCAGAGCATGTAATCATACACGACCAGATGAGTGTCAGGCATACGAAGAGGCAGATTTTCCATATAAAGGTAGAAACGCCTCAAGTTCTCCTTTGCAAGGCTAATGACATCAATCACATCATTGTTGCTAATAAGAACCCATAAATCTTTAGAGTCAACTTGCTTCAGGCTGCCGCGACAAAAAGGGCAGGACTGAGACCGCGCATTCCTGCAATTCAGTCTCAAGCATATTATAACGATaacgaacaaaataaaacaaaacttaagaGAGTAATTTACAGAAAGATTCAACAGTACAGATGGGAGCTGGGGCTACCAGTCATGGAAGCAGCTGTGGCACATAGCATGCCCACAGCCGGGCAATAACATCCTTGTGCAATTTTCCATGCATATCCCGCATTCTTCGTCTCTCTCAAGATCATCATTATCAGAAAGCTTTCTCCTTCCTTCCCCCCTCTTTCTGGTTGAAACTTCTGTGGAATGGCTTGTCACGGTATCATCTGGCAATTCAATAAACTCGCCTTCAAGTTGCCTAAGAGATGGGTATATCACAGCTGCAAGAAATTCACCATCAAATGCATTTAGGAGTTGAAACCAAGAAAGGTGGAGACTATATAATCGAATGGTTGTTAGCAAGAAGCcacagaaagaagaaaagaccaTAAAACTCCCGTAGAGtagctttcctttcttttgagGACATCGTTGGCATTCCGTCAACATATACCTGGACAATTATGCAGAGCATCATTTGGATTTCTAAAGTCGGAGCAAGGGAATAAAAGAACACCAATGCAAAGATTAAACATGGAACTGAAAATGAGAAGAAACAGATAACAACCCACCTTGTATATTAGTATCTCGAGAAGCCCTAAGTAACTGGGGAGGGCATCTGTACAACTATAATCCATCCATTCGATCAAATAAAGAAGAAAGGGAGCAAAGGGGCTGTAGGACAATCTGAGCTGGATATAATCTCCACAATAGTCTCTTGGGAGAGCATTTGCCCTGCAGAACCTCACACATTCAATTAATCATCTCTTCATGACCATCTCTTCGGATGCCAAGATCATTAAAGCAAACAATTTCGAGGCAGAAATGAGAAGGAATAAATGACCGCTTTTCGCTACCCACATTGTATAATCTTTGGttttttatggggttttagATGGTAGAAATTTCAAGAATGAACTAAAAATGggcatatatgatatatataatatatataatggttaTAGTCTGCATATAATTAAGGCATTTCTCAGTACAAAGCCCTTATGAAAGCATCCGCAGTAATACGCAAATCCGAAAAACCCCAAATTCATCCCATCTACCATAATTTGACGACAAAACACCATCTAACTACAACAATTGATACAGTTAATTATCTTCACTTGTtcgtaattaaaaaaatttaaattactttaaTTTTCTGTCCTtatccataaaagaaaatttgttaTAATTGAGGAACAACTGAATATAATTAACTAGGAAGACAGATATATTTGGAGGAGAACCGGaagaaacataatcaaatgaTCTCCACTAAAAGGATAACCAAAACGCAAATGGGCTGTACAGTATTTTGAATTGTTGAGAAAAAGGTTCAAGACTTACAGGGTGTTGGCATGTTGTATATCGGCTTCAAGAGTTTTGAGAGATTCTTTGAAACAAGATCTTTTGGACTGTTTCTGCCAcatttgtctttctttctattCCTTGAGTAAAAGATGGaacaaagagaaataattacaaaaagacTCGCTTTTTGGGAATGGTTTTGTTCTGGAATGGAATACTGGGGAGGAGAGATTAGATGAAGactttttaaaagagaaaagagagagagagagagattgcttAAGGTTCAAACCTTCCACacttgaagaaaagaaagggataCCTTCTCTCTTACATATATCtgttcatttcctttcattatttttctcaactGCAATTTGGGCTTGCCATTATTCCAACTCTGACGTTGTTACTTTGGGCTCAATATAGTTCATCTGCTGTAATTAATGTTGCCCACGAAAAGTACCACTTTCCCATTCAAGCTTTCAAGCGACGAAGCCAACgacaggaaaaaataaaaataaaataaaataataataatgctatatataatcataaaataggAACATATtacgtaatcattttaaaaaaaataaaatttattattaaaaaattaatttttttcatgtaaatctcgtattttattattttttttaaaaaagattacgcgataattacataattcacgattacaaatatcttttctaaaacaaaaaaactgtaaaaaagaagaaaaaatctttttattatctattttcttatcatcctcTGAGTATCTTATAATGTGAtgttagataataaatttataaataaaatataaaaattatcacattataaaatgatgagataatgataaaaattaagataatgagtaaaattattaaaaaaagaaaggtatGCCAAACGCAAAGCCTAAAACAAGCATACAGCCTTAAAGCAAagaattaattttgttataaaaagtaaaaataaagttaaatgaACTCAATCCTCTTCATAAAAAAGTCGCATGAAAATAGAAGCAGTGACGCCACTTTATTAAGGTGCGGTTTCGTAGGTTGTTCCGTAGATATGGCGAAAGACACTCGTTCTTTGTCGCACATTGATTGGTACATTGATTCCAAAATTGAATGAAAGCATTAAGATAGTTAAGTAAATCAAGCAAATCAAAAATTTGCTGGCGTCCGAGACTAGTGTAAAGTTTTATAGCATTGTTCGGAGAGGAATCGACTTggttaaaatttttcttctagattaaattatattacgtaaacagtttaatatatatatattatttacatcgatttataaatagaattttttttattataaattgagaaaattgttgTATAGTAGCTTTTAGGGCCTATTTAAGATTGTGATAGGAgttttagcaaaaaaaaaagaaaaaaaagaaaaaagatgtgATAGGAGTCTTAAAAGGATTTTAAATAGGTTGTTTgggtattatatattaaaataatttttaatattaaataagttaaaaagtatatttgaaaaaaaatattattttgatttttttttctacaaacgtatttttttagataatatgaaacgtaatttaaattttaaaatgaatgtcaATGATCGAAAATATCTATATaacttttagataattacaacttttaaatttttaaagatataatcataatatttaaaaaattaaataatcatcatttttatttcaaaattattttttaaacttttttctaaataaatatatcatatttaaaaatatataattatctaaCAATAAATAAGTTATTAATTAACCTATAAGTTCTCAATCGGTGATTAAATTGAGGAGGTCAACTTAAAAAGTATGTACGGTCAACGCGATGGTCCAGATTTAAATAGCCCGCTTTTGTGCGGTAGTTGGAAATGACACCACACTCGGCTCCGTACGACCAACAACTCCGATTTGATGGTTTCGTCTCGGACCGAAACAAAATTGGTCTTTTGGTTTAAATGGTTTCAaatcatctaatttaattattataattttttttaaatttttatataaaatatgataaaaaaaatttaacttttctaaattttaaaataataataatattaaaaaataatattttatttaatttttaacttttatctcaactcaactcatttcaatttattatctaaatttcacttaattctatttatcatctccacacactacatctattttaattttttttttatttttttataacaaatatttggtgcatgaatgacaaatagaacaattcaattagtttagaaaaatgatagttacaatcgTAAATGTGCAAGTACCGtgcaatctctttaaaaaaaaaataaacacaaaatctatatgaaaaaaaattaattttttaataatagacctcactcttttttaaagaaattacgTGATACTTACATACTTTACGACTGTATGTAATActatttattagtttaataaaaataaaataaaatgaaaaattaaaaataatattaaaatatataaagtgtatAGCATAAGAGAATAGCATCTCtccattttattattaacaatgcATCCTTAACTTACGGGAATTCGAAACCAAAACGAATTTGTTGATTGACGAAAATAAAGCAAAATCATATCCTATTGTCAATCTCCGGACTTTCCAAATCCTGGACTATTCTCTAGCTCCCCTATTCTCCTTGTGAATAAAAAATTGGATAATGTTACATATGAGTTATAAATAGATGAATCTTGAacagattatttataaaaagaatggGTTTcactagaaaaataatttttttttacaattttcaacataaagtctacttttttttataaaaagattacgaaaaatttgtacaaatcattattctaaaaaattctTATACACCAActtctctgttttcttttatataaatatattcttattctttctttatgtACTTACTGTATTTATTCTAaccaataataatttattagtaTCCTTGtatctttcaatttttgcttttctttttatataatggTTTAAACACAACACAATCACCTATGTCgattcgaacaaaaaaaaaaattatgagttctgctatatataattattattgtatattttttacgCACTTCATTGATTTGATAggcaaaaataattatttatattaaaaaaataacgcagtcaatcacattagtaaAGTATACAAATAATATGCGAAATGATTGTCCatagaatttttgaaaaagtatataacttggCATCATTGGCTTAATAAAGTGGCGCTAGAATGATAGAGGAACCAAAAGGTCTTTGTTGAGAAATATCATTCAGAaccaatcatattttaaaataaaaatatttatgtaaagtaaattagcaatattatttttgtaaattattttataaaaataattgtaaaaatatttgtatatctatcattttctatatttttatataattagtaaTGAAGCCAGTTTTAggctataaatttattttgaagtaAAAAAACTTCTACAAAAATAGTGTCATATCAATGtacttttatgttatttatttacaaGAAGTGTTGcggacataaaataaaaataaaaaaaattaatatgactttaatttataaatttatttttatataatatgcaaaaacatttattttttatttaacttaatttGCTTACTAACAATGCATGCAATTTTGTATGGATAATTAGaacactctcattggattatccaaagttaaaggatattttttatgaatgtaagataaatttaacttttagctattccattcagataaatcttcatattggaatagctatttttcattatataataataaaataatataagataaatttgattttagttattcacatcaaatctctacattaaattatacatttattcattatatagtaatgaataattaataatttcaa encodes:
- the LOC121256760 gene encoding E3 ubiquitin-protein ligase AIRP2-like yields the protein MWQKQSKRSCFKESLKTLEADIQHANTLANALPRDYCGDYIQLRLSYSPFAPFLLYLIEWMDYSCTDALPSYLGLLEILIYKVYVDGMPTMSSKERKATLREFYAVIYPSLRQLEGEFIELPDDTVTSHSTEVSTRKRGEGRRKLSDNDDLERDEECGICMENCTRMLLPGCGHAMCHSCFHDWNARSQSCPFCRGSLKQVDSKDLWVLISNNDVIDVISLAKENLRRFYLYMENLPLRMPDTHLVVYDYML